From the Candidatus Krumholzibacteriia bacterium genome, the window AAGCGCCACCTGTTCCCGTGGCGGGAACCTCAGGTCTTCGACGTCTTCGCGCCGGAGGGCGCTTTTCTCGGCAGCATCGAGATGCCTCGGAGCACCAGGGTTCTGTTCCGTCGCGGCCAGCAGCTCTGGGGTGTCCGCACGGACGATGACGGCGAGCGCGTCGTCCGTTTTCGCATCGAGAAGCAGTAGCGCCGGCCTCTCTAGGGCGGCGGGGTGCGTCGTAGGATCGTCGTGGCCGTGGCCTGGTCGGAGGCGAGGAGCACCAGCTCCGCCACCGTGGCATGGGGAGGTCGGGTGGCGCAGAAAAGCACCGCGTCTGCCACGTCCTCCGGCGTGAGCGGCCGGGTGTCCGCATAGACCTTCCGCGCCCGTTCCTCATCGCCCCGAAAACGGACGCTGCTGAAGTCCGTCTCCACCAATCCAGGATCGACGGTGCTGACCCGGATCGGCGTGCCGTGCAGGTCCACCCTGAGGGCCTGGGTGAGCGCTCGCACGGCATACTTGCTGGCGCAGTAGACACCGCCCTTGCTGTAGACCTCCCTCCCCGCAATGGAACCGATGTTGATCACGTGGCCGCGCTGCCGCTCCAGCATGCCCGGTAGAACCGCCCGCGTCACGTAGAGCAAGCCCTTCACGTTGGTGTCGATCATCTCGTCCCAGTCTTCCGTGCTTCCCTCCTGCAGGGTGGCGAGGCCGCGGGACAGACCGGCGTTGTTGATCAGGACGTCGATCTCCTTCCACGCCGCCGGCAGCTTGCCGAGCTCGCTCTCCACCTGCGCCGTCACGCGCACGTCCATCTGCACGCAATGCGTGGCCGTACCATGTGCCGCCTCGAGCTCGCGGGCGAGCTCGCGTAGGCGTTCGAGCCGCCGCGCCGCAAGGAGCAGCCGCGCCCCCTCGGCGGCGAAGGCGCGAGCGCAGGAACGCCCGATGCCGCTGCTCGCACCGGTGACGAAGACGAGCCGATCGCGCAGGGAAAGCATGGGGGGCAGTGTACCGCAAGCGCCGTCCGGGCGGGGCTGGGGCGAAGGATCAGCCGCCGCTCCCCTCCGCCATCTGCACCGGCGAAGCGGCGAGACGGTCGCGGTGCAGCACCGCTCCCGTCTTGGGATCCACCTGGCCGAAGGTGAGGACACCGGTCGGGCAGCTCTGCACGCAGGCGCTGCAGCGCACACACTCTGGGTCGGCCATGGGCAGGCCCTTGTTGGCGAAGTTCATCA encodes:
- a CDS encoding SDR family NAD(P)-dependent oxidoreductase yields the protein MLSLRDRLVFVTGASSGIGRSCARAFAAEGARLLLAARRLERLRELARELEAAHGTATHCVQMDVRVTAQVESELGKLPAAWKEIDVLINNAGLSRGLATLQEGSTEDWDEMIDTNVKGLLYVTRAVLPGMLERQRGHVINIGSIAGREVYSKGGVYCASKYAVRALTQALRVDLHGTPIRVSTVDPGLVETDFSSVRFRGDEERARKVYADTRPLTPEDVADAVLFCATRPPHATVAELVLLASDQATATTILRRTPPP